One Syntrophales bacterium DNA segment encodes these proteins:
- a CDS encoding D-aminoacylase, with product MNPQKMDREFDLLIRGGHVFNGLGTPGLDLDVAVREDRIVLIAPGVDPGRSRRVIDARGKAVSPGFIDPHSHTDLELLVNPRAESKIRQGVTTEIAGNCGFTLFPLAGDFLEEKKSLMRDRYGIDLTWGDVNGFFDALAERGTAVNYATFLGHGSLRQSVVGPDDRTARPDEIERMKELLDRAMQSGVMGLSSGLIYPPGMFAPQEELIALCSVVSHWGGIYTTHMRDEGDFLAESVEEAIAVARASGVSLQLSHLKLAYPRNWPKVHQVLSRISEVRAHGLDILADRYPYTATSTFLSVFFPRWIKDGSTRENLIRIRGTDRERELREHLLRQEEKLGSWDNIQIASVLTEKSGRLVGKTILQAARDSGRDPFDFILDLVIQENDQVGMINFSLNEETFKRIILHPLVVIGSDGWALAPYGLLSRDKPHPRSYGTFPRMLGRYVRDEKIMSLGRAIEKMTSLTAEKFGLAGRGRIQKGWFADMVVFDPDRIMDRSTWDDPHQYPVGIEQVIVNGRVVIDGGDHTGELPGRILRHEPRHMNI from the coding sequence ATGAATCCACAAAAGATGGACAGGGAATTCGATCTCCTCATTCGGGGCGGGCACGTTTTCAACGGGCTCGGGACGCCGGGCCTTGATCTGGACGTGGCCGTCCGGGAGGACCGCATCGTGCTGATTGCACCGGGTGTCGACCCAGGCCGTTCCCGGCGGGTGATCGACGCCCGCGGGAAGGCCGTGTCCCCCGGATTCATCGATCCCCACAGCCACACGGACCTGGAGCTTCTCGTCAACCCCCGGGCGGAGAGCAAGATCCGCCAGGGGGTGACCACGGAAATCGCCGGGAACTGCGGATTCACCCTGTTCCCGCTGGCCGGTGACTTCCTGGAGGAGAAGAAGAGCCTGATGCGGGATCGCTACGGGATCGATCTCACCTGGGGGGACGTGAACGGTTTTTTTGACGCCCTCGCGGAGAGAGGGACGGCCGTCAATTACGCTACATTCCTGGGACACGGCAGCCTCAGGCAGTCCGTGGTCGGCCCGGATGACCGGACGGCCCGCCCGGACGAAATCGAGCGTATGAAGGAGCTTCTCGATCGGGCCATGCAGAGCGGTGTCATGGGCCTCTCCTCCGGCCTGATTTACCCCCCCGGCATGTTCGCTCCCCAGGAGGAACTGATCGCCCTGTGCTCCGTCGTATCCCACTGGGGTGGCATCTATACGACACACATGCGGGACGAGGGGGACTTCCTGGCGGAGTCGGTGGAGGAGGCCATTGCGGTGGCCCGGGCCTCCGGGGTCAGCCTCCAGCTTTCGCACCTGAAACTTGCCTATCCCCGCAACTGGCCCAAAGTCCACCAGGTGCTCTCCCGGATCTCGGAAGTCCGGGCCCACGGGCTGGACATCCTGGCGGACCGCTACCCCTACACGGCCACCTCCACCTTCCTGAGCGTTTTTTTCCCGCGCTGGATCAAGGACGGATCCACCCGGGAAAACCTGATCCGGATCCGGGGCACCGATCGGGAGCGGGAGTTGAGGGAGCACCTGCTCCGGCAGGAGGAGAAGCTTGGAAGCTGGGATAATATCCAGATCGCCTCCGTCCTGACGGAGAAAAGTGGCCGCCTGGTGGGCAAGACAATCCTCCAGGCCGCCCGCGACTCGGGCCGGGATCCATTCGATTTCATCCTCGACCTGGTGATCCAGGAAAATGACCAGGTGGGGATGATCAATTTTTCCCTGAACGAGGAGACCTTCAAGCGCATTATCCTGCACCCCCTGGTCGTGATCGGGTCCGACGGCTGGGCTCTGGCCCCGTACGGGCTCCTGTCCCGGGACAAGCCGCATCCCCGCTCCTACGGGACATTCCCGCGCATGCTGGGCCGCTATGTCCGGGACGAAAAGATCATGTCCCTGGGAAGGGCCATCGAGAAAATGACGTCCCTCACGGCGGAGAAGTTCGGGCTGGCCGGTCGGGGGCGGATCCAGAAGGGATGGTTCGCGGACATGGTCGTGTTCGATCCGGACCGTATCATGGATCGGTCCACCTGGGACGATCCCCATCAATATCCGGTAGGGATCGAGCAGGTCATCGTGAACGGCCGGGTGGTGATCGACGGCGGGGACCACACGGGGGAACTGCCGGGCCGGATCCTCCGTCACGAACCCCGGCACATGAACATCTGA
- the rfaE2 gene encoding D-glycero-beta-D-manno-heptose 1-phosphate adenylyltransferase, whose protein sequence is MNKILDRQRLRQVLKELRAQGKRIAFTNGCFDILHVGHVRYLREAKKTADVLVLGLNSDRSVRSIKGERRPIVPEGERADVMAALEMVDYVTLFDEDTPGELIALLEPDVLIKGGDWSAESVVGRGVVERRGGRVVIVPLTEGSSTTNVIGKILDVYGSEKK, encoded by the coding sequence ATGAACAAGATCCTGGACCGCCAGCGCCTGAGACAGGTACTGAAGGAACTTCGAGCGCAGGGCAAGCGGATTGCCTTTACCAACGGCTGCTTTGACATCCTTCACGTCGGCCATGTCCGCTATCTGAGGGAAGCGAAGAAAACCGCCGACGTTCTGGTTCTCGGACTGAATTCCGACCGCTCCGTCCGCTCCATCAAGGGAGAGCGGCGGCCCATCGTCCCCGAGGGGGAGCGAGCCGACGTCATGGCGGCGCTGGAAATGGTGGACTATGTCACCCTCTTCGACGAGGACACACCGGGCGAACTCATTGCGCTCCTGGAGCCGGATGTCCTCATCAAGGGGGGAGACTGGAGCGCGGAGTCGGTCGTCGGCAGGGGCGTGGTCGAGCGCCGGGGAGGCCGGGTCGTGATCGTGCCCCTGACAGAAGGGTCCTCGACAACAAACGTCATCGGGAAGATTCTCGACGTTTACGGCTCTGAAAAAAAGTAG
- a CDS encoding ComF family protein, whose translation MRSFLAGLADLVFPPRCLSCGGNLEEGAPFAICEGCRAGIGYIRSPLCTVCGEPFASDVEKDHVCGSCLISPPPFAAARSLGRFDGVLMAMIHRLKYREQSRLASPLGHLMAAGDYPGFRIGEASLVIPVPLHRKRLRQRGFNQSLLMAGAVGKRHGIPLDARSLRRPVASEPQVTLDRKERERNVRGVFAVADREHIRGKGILLVDDVYTTGSTLKECARVLLRAGAREVYVLTLARSVENPQPLGDKVQNGRRET comes from the coding sequence TTGAGGTCCTTCCTGGCGGGCCTTGCCGACTTGGTTTTCCCGCCCCGCTGCCTTTCCTGCGGTGGCAATCTGGAAGAAGGGGCGCCCTTCGCCATCTGTGAAGGATGCCGGGCCGGAATCGGTTATATCCGGTCACCCCTCTGCACGGTCTGCGGGGAACCCTTCGCCTCCGACGTCGAAAAGGATCATGTCTGCGGCTCCTGCCTGATCAGCCCTCCCCCTTTTGCCGCCGCGCGCTCCCTGGGACGTTTTGACGGGGTCCTGATGGCGATGATCCACCGGCTCAAATACCGGGAGCAGTCCCGCCTGGCATCGCCCCTGGGACACCTCATGGCCGCGGGCGACTATCCGGGTTTTCGGATCGGAGAGGCGTCCCTTGTCATTCCGGTTCCCCTGCATCGAAAGCGCCTGCGGCAACGGGGCTTCAACCAGTCCCTGCTTATGGCGGGAGCCGTCGGGAAGCGACACGGCATCCCCCTCGACGCCCGTTCGCTCCGGAGACCCGTCGCCTCCGAGCCCCAGGTGACCCTCGACAGGAAGGAGAGGGAGCGAAACGTCCGGGGTGTCTTTGCCGTAGCGGACAGGGAGCACATCCGGGGAAAGGGCATTCTCCTCGTGGACGATGTCTACACGACGGGGAGCACCCTGAAGGAATGCGCCCGGGTTCTCCTCCGGGCCGGCGCCCGGGAGGTCTATGTCCTCACCCTGGCGAGGTCTGTGGAGAACCCGCAACCGCTCGGAGACAAAGTCCAAAACGGCCGCCGGGAGACCTGA
- the rsfS gene encoding ribosome silencing factor has protein sequence MAPEQNDSRTLALHCVNACLTKKAQDLTILDVRKLSSFTDYFILCTGTSDRQVQAVCSAVQEYLKERGIRPLGIEGEKHGRWILMDYGDVVIHIFYETVRELYDLERLWSEASQWKVPDETTHLDTIEEAPAR, from the coding sequence TTGGCCCCCGAGCAGAACGACTCCCGAACACTGGCCCTTCACTGCGTCAACGCCTGCCTGACCAAGAAAGCACAAGACCTGACGATTCTGGACGTCAGGAAACTCTCCTCCTTCACGGATTATTTCATCCTCTGCACCGGCACCTCGGACCGGCAGGTCCAGGCCGTTTGCTCCGCCGTGCAGGAATACCTGAAGGAGAGGGGGATCCGTCCCCTGGGCATCGAGGGGGAAAAGCACGGGCGCTGGATTCTCATGGACTATGGAGACGTGGTGATCCACATCTTCTATGAAACCGTGAGGGAGTTATACGACCTGGAGCGCCTGTGGTCGGAGGCATCGCAATGGAAAGTCCCCGATGAGACGACTCATCTGGATACCATCGAGGAGGCCCCGGCACGTTGA
- a CDS encoding sugar phosphate isomerase/epimerase family protein, translating into MKSILDKIHIHVPFSLLKESYLDLMIGEGMQPEISFSHVVLDAFGKDDFEHVAGRLRDAGVPVTFHAPFIDLRPGAVDPGIRRVSIRRIEQVFELVPLFRPRVVVCHPAFDPRYYISQEGAWLEASILTWRHFEALARTSGTRIALENVYETHPVQLEPLLAALDPSVSCFCFDTGHCNAFSESSMVEWMDGLEGFLGHVHLHDNLGQTDQHLPVGEGNFPFPAFFARLRTLRTRPLMTVEAHSEQNLRRTLESIRAMRLLDGWDAGA; encoded by the coding sequence ATGAAGAGTATTCTCGATAAGATTCACATCCATGTCCCTTTTTCACTCCTGAAGGAGAGCTACCTGGATCTCATGATCGGGGAGGGCATGCAGCCGGAGATATCCTTCAGCCATGTCGTGCTGGACGCCTTCGGGAAGGATGATTTCGAACATGTTGCCGGCCGTCTCCGGGATGCCGGGGTGCCCGTCACGTTTCACGCCCCCTTCATCGACCTGCGGCCGGGAGCGGTGGATCCAGGGATCCGCCGCGTCAGCATCCGGCGGATCGAGCAGGTGTTCGAGCTGGTTCCCCTGTTTCGCCCCCGGGTCGTGGTCTGCCATCCCGCCTTCGATCCCCGGTACTACATTTCCCAGGAGGGGGCCTGGCTGGAGGCGAGCATCCTGACCTGGCGGCACTTCGAGGCCCTGGCCCGAACGAGCGGAACAAGGATCGCCCTGGAAAATGTCTATGAGACCCACCCGGTTCAGCTGGAGCCCCTGCTGGCGGCCCTGGATCCGTCGGTATCCTGCTTTTGCTTCGACACCGGTCACTGCAACGCGTTTTCCGAGTCGTCCATGGTGGAATGGATGGACGGCCTGGAAGGGTTTCTGGGCCATGTTCACCTCCACGACAACCTCGGACAGACGGACCAGCATCTTCCTGTTGGTGAAGGCAATTTCCCCTTTCCAGCGTTCTTCGCAAGGCTCCGTACACTGAGGACCAGGCCGCTCATGACCGTGGAGGCCCACTCGGAGCAGAACCTCCGCCGGACCCTGGAGAGCATCCGGGCCATGAGGCTTCTCGATGGCTGGGATGCTGGTGCATAA
- a CDS encoding ATP-binding protein, whose translation MTVRVRILVVTLAGLVLAMSVWGWIQLRVLERILFEQQIKRLYDVAETVHTYYQHFPTRRGLSALDVTLKDLIQADLRFARIDIFTIDRSRKDADYVAGASRLQYEWPEAEILSSLEQSVPKYTELTTDSGPALGLLYPFTSDGEGPIVVGVISFSQSRGEILSRARMLLVYSTAGLLVGILLVLAFIYGWIIDRPLKVIVDAIDEFPREQYVKRISADWKDEWGYVAEHFNSMADEIQRAHGENQELTRSLEQRVQDATSKVVQLTKQVNQLQQLNALGYLTATLAHDLGTPLHSIAGMAQLLLERDGWPPDVSRKLELIVQQTQRLNLVIKNIRRATRLPEPHVEAMSVQDLFGETSALVEPLIQNTGVTLTVKIEEGVSVLYLDRHRAQTALFNLIQNALEVMPKGGSIVLAAWPSPERGAVAMSVRDDGPGIPPELHEKIFEPFFSTHTDEGLRGLGLAIVQDIVKMHGGEIELKSRPGEGTEVILFFPVVEKPSA comes from the coding sequence GTGACCGTCCGCGTTCGCATTCTCGTGGTAACCTTGGCCGGCCTTGTGCTGGCGATGTCCGTCTGGGGATGGATCCAGCTCCGGGTCCTGGAACGGATTCTTTTCGAGCAGCAGATCAAGAGGCTCTACGACGTCGCCGAGACCGTTCACACCTATTACCAGCACTTCCCGACACGGCGGGGGCTGTCCGCCCTGGATGTCACTCTCAAGGACCTGATCCAGGCTGACCTCCGCTTTGCACGGATCGACATCTTCACGATCGACCGCAGCCGGAAGGACGCGGATTACGTAGCCGGAGCAAGCAGACTCCAGTATGAATGGCCTGAAGCGGAGATCCTTTCGTCTCTGGAGCAGTCCGTTCCCAAGTACACCGAGTTGACCACCGACAGTGGCCCGGCCCTCGGTCTCCTGTATCCGTTTACATCCGACGGGGAAGGTCCGATCGTGGTGGGGGTCATTTCCTTCTCCCAGTCCCGGGGGGAGATTCTCTCCCGAGCCAGAATGCTGCTTGTCTACAGCACCGCCGGCCTCCTGGTCGGGATCCTCCTGGTCCTGGCCTTCATCTACGGATGGATCATCGATCGGCCCCTCAAGGTCATCGTGGATGCCATCGACGAGTTCCCGAGGGAGCAATATGTAAAACGGATCTCCGCCGACTGGAAGGACGAGTGGGGATATGTTGCGGAGCATTTCAACTCCATGGCCGACGAGATTCAACGCGCCCATGGGGAAAACCAGGAGCTGACCCGCAGCCTGGAGCAGCGTGTCCAGGATGCCACCTCCAAGGTGGTCCAGCTGACGAAGCAGGTCAACCAGCTCCAGCAGCTCAACGCCCTGGGGTACCTGACGGCGACACTGGCCCATGACCTGGGAACCCCGCTCCACTCCATTGCCGGCATGGCGCAGCTGCTCCTGGAGAGGGACGGATGGCCGCCGGACGTGAGCCGAAAACTGGAGTTGATTGTCCAGCAGACCCAGCGGCTGAACCTCGTCATCAAGAACATCCGCCGGGCCACAAGGCTGCCGGAACCCCACGTGGAGGCCATGTCCGTCCAGGACCTCTTCGGAGAGACCTCCGCGCTTGTGGAGCCGCTGATTCAGAACACCGGCGTCACGCTGACCGTGAAGATCGAGGAGGGGGTGTCCGTGCTTTATCTGGATCGCCACCGGGCGCAGACAGCCCTGTTCAATCTCATCCAGAACGCCCTGGAAGTCATGCCGAAGGGAGGCTCCATCGTCCTGGCCGCCTGGCCCTCACCGGAAAGGGGCGCCGTGGCCATGTCCGTCCGGGACGATGGGCCGGGCATTCCGCCGGAGTTGCATGAAAAGATTTTCGAGCCGTTTTTCAGCACCCATACCGACGAAGGACTTCGAGGACTGGGATTGGCGATTGTCCAGGATATCGTAAAGATGCACGGGGGGGAGATCGAACTGAAAAGCCGTCCCGGGGAAGGGACGGAGGTGATCCTCTTCTTCCCTGTCGTCGAGAAACCTTCCGCCTGA
- a CDS encoding sigma-54 dependent transcriptional regulator, producing MSIRILVIDDDAVACEFLQEALSREGYEIQARTSARRALEEDLSKYDLLLSDIRMPDMDGLQFLRAVHESLPQMPVIMMTAFGSLETTMEALRLGAWDYISKPFSPDAIRLMVRKVLEVRSLHQLRMQGEPKAETESHFIGSSATMVNFYKQLARVADASASILIEGESGTGKELTARSLHQFSSRRDRPFIPVHCGAIPDTLLESELFGYERGAFTGADHPHPGLLESAKDGTIFLDEITEMSPALQGKLLRFMQNGEIRRLGGHDVRHASVRVVAAGNRDIDEEVRNGRFRADLLYRFVVRLHIPPLRKHKEDIPQLVKSLLNKIGHPTVRVSDEAMERFMAYDWPGNVRELENVLQQTILLSPFAVILPENLPRRFRQETADEQSPPSMTPLEAAEREQIIQTLRTTSWNQSRSATLLGIDRKTLRSKIQRYGLQKENGS from the coding sequence ATGAGCATTCGCATCCTCGTGATCGACGACGATGCCGTGGCCTGCGAGTTCCTCCAGGAAGCCCTGTCCCGGGAGGGATACGAGATTCAGGCCCGGACCTCGGCCCGCAGGGCCCTGGAGGAGGACCTGTCGAAATACGATCTGCTTCTGTCGGATATCCGGATGCCCGACATGGACGGCCTGCAGTTTCTCCGGGCCGTTCACGAGTCCCTTCCCCAGATGCCGGTCATCATGATGACGGCCTTCGGGTCCCTGGAGACGACAATGGAGGCCCTCCGTCTCGGCGCCTGGGATTACATCAGCAAGCCCTTCTCCCCGGATGCCATCCGGCTCATGGTCCGGAAAGTCCTGGAGGTCAGGAGCCTTCACCAGTTGCGGATGCAGGGCGAGCCCAAGGCGGAAACGGAATCCCACTTCATCGGATCCTCCGCCACGATGGTGAATTTCTACAAGCAGCTGGCCCGGGTCGCCGACGCCTCAGCAAGCATCCTCATCGAGGGGGAAAGCGGGACGGGCAAGGAGTTGACGGCTCGTTCCCTTCACCAGTTCAGTTCCCGCCGGGACCGGCCCTTCATTCCGGTTCACTGCGGCGCCATCCCGGATACGCTGCTCGAATCGGAGCTGTTCGGCTACGAGCGGGGAGCCTTCACGGGGGCGGACCACCCCCACCCGGGACTCCTGGAATCCGCCAAGGATGGGACCATCTTCCTCGACGAGATCACGGAAATGTCTCCCGCCCTGCAGGGAAAACTCCTGCGGTTCATGCAGAACGGGGAAATCCGGCGCCTGGGCGGACACGACGTCCGTCATGCCTCCGTCCGGGTGGTGGCGGCGGGAAACCGGGACATCGACGAGGAGGTGCGGAACGGACGCTTCCGGGCGGATCTCCTGTACCGTTTCGTCGTCCGCCTTCACATCCCGCCGCTCCGGAAACACAAGGAGGACATTCCCCAACTGGTGAAGTCCCTGCTGAACAAAATCGGGCACCCGACCGTGCGGGTATCCGACGAGGCCATGGAGCGGTTCATGGCCTACGACTGGCCGGGGAACGTGCGTGAGCTGGAAAACGTGTTGCAGCAGACGATCCTGCTCTCGCCCTTCGCCGTCATCCTGCCGGAGAACCTGCCGCGCCGGTTCCGCCAGGAAACGGCCGACGAGCAGTCCCCCCCCTCCATGACCCCCCTGGAGGCGGCGGAGCGGGAGCAGATCATCCAGACGCTCAGGACGACTTCCTGGAACCAGAGCCGCTCGGCAACGCTTCTGGGTATCGACCGGAAAACACTCCGGAGCAAAATCCAGCGTTACGGCCTGCAGAAGGAAAACGGGTCCTGA
- the gap gene encoding type I glyceraldehyde-3-phosphate dehydrogenase produces MIRVGINGFGRIGRQVFRAILERCPGSVSVVAVNDLFDVATNVHLLSFDTNYGRFPGNVRVRKDGFSVNGRAVRSFAFRDPGQIPWDEAGVQVVVESTGLFTEGTKAAAHLEAGAKKVIITAPAKGEDLTVVMGVNHRRYRPEKHHILSNASCTTNCLAPPVMVLHRRFGIERGLMTTVHSYTNDQRILDLPHRDLRRARAAGQNIIPTSTGAARALSLVMPEMAGRFDGYALRVPTPTVSIVDFTAELSRGTTTDELRQALRDAAGKSLKGILGVAEMPLVSSDFRGDSRSSVVDIEFTRILRDNWAKVVTWYDNEWGYSCRVADLVEYIGKRGL; encoded by the coding sequence ATGATCCGAGTGGGTATCAACGGATTCGGCCGCATCGGCAGGCAGGTATTCCGGGCCATCCTGGAACGTTGTCCCGGAAGCGTAAGTGTCGTCGCCGTCAACGACCTGTTCGACGTCGCCACGAACGTCCACCTCCTCTCCTTCGACACGAACTACGGCCGCTTCCCCGGGAACGTGCGCGTCCGCAAGGACGGGTTCTCGGTAAACGGGCGCGCCGTCCGGAGTTTCGCCTTCCGGGATCCCGGCCAGATTCCCTGGGACGAGGCCGGCGTCCAGGTGGTCGTCGAAAGCACGGGCCTGTTTACGGAGGGTACAAAAGCGGCAGCCCACCTGGAGGCGGGAGCGAAGAAAGTCATCATAACCGCCCCGGCCAAGGGGGAAGACCTGACGGTCGTCATGGGCGTGAACCACAGGCGATATCGCCCGGAGAAGCATCACATCCTGTCCAACGCCTCCTGCACGACCAACTGCCTGGCGCCGCCGGTGATGGTCCTGCACCGCCGCTTCGGCATCGAGCGCGGATTGATGACGACGGTCCATTCCTACACGAACGACCAGCGGATCCTGGACCTGCCGCACCGCGATCTCCGCCGGGCCCGGGCGGCGGGCCAGAACATCATTCCCACTTCCACGGGGGCCGCCCGCGCCCTTTCCCTGGTCATGCCCGAGATGGCGGGGCGCTTCGACGGTTATGCCCTCCGCGTTCCCACCCCGACCGTGTCCATCGTTGACTTCACCGCGGAGTTGAGCCGCGGGACCACGACGGACGAACTGCGGCAGGCGCTCAGAGACGCGGCCGGAAAGTCCCTGAAAGGCATCCTCGGCGTCGCCGAAATGCCCCTCGTATCCAGCGATTTCCGGGGAGACAGCCGGTCTTCCGTGGTCGACATCGAGTTCACCCGGATCCTGCGGGACAACTGGGCAAAGGTCGTGACCTGGTACGACAACGAATGGGGATACTCCTGCCGCGTGGCCGACCTGGTCGAATACATCGGCAAGCGGGGGCTTTGA
- a CDS encoding GAF domain-containing protein, whose amino-acid sequence MKSKENDYFESLYEVTRLINGSLDPDRVLEEIVRSVVTAMGLKAASLRLLDARRKRLLLGASCGLSENYLQKGPILVEASGLDRKALRGKTCIVPDARTDPGFQYGPKAREEGIASVLVVPLIREKKVLGVLRAYTDTVRDFSKREIRFLEAVAHLSAIALDNARLHKALETRCELMAAHKLRIDDN is encoded by the coding sequence ATGAAATCCAAGGAAAATGACTACTTCGAGTCTCTCTACGAGGTGACCCGGCTGATCAACGGTTCCCTGGATCCGGACCGGGTCCTGGAGGAAATCGTCCGGTCCGTGGTAACCGCCATGGGACTAAAGGCCGCCAGCCTCCGCCTCCTGGACGCCCGGAGGAAAAGGCTGCTTCTGGGGGCCTCCTGTGGGCTCTCGGAGAACTACCTCCAGAAAGGCCCCATCCTGGTCGAGGCCAGCGGGCTGGACCGGAAAGCCCTCCGGGGCAAAACCTGCATCGTCCCGGACGCCCGCACGGATCCTGGCTTTCAGTACGGCCCCAAGGCCAGGGAGGAGGGGATCGCATCCGTCCTGGTCGTCCCCCTCATCCGGGAAAAAAAGGTCCTGGGTGTTCTCCGCGCCTACACCGACACGGTCCGGGATTTCTCGAAACGGGAGATCCGCTTCCTGGAGGCCGTGGCCCACCTGAGCGCCATCGCCCTCGACAACGCCCGCCTGCACAAAGCGCTGGAGACCCGCTGTGAGCTGATGGCGGCCCACAAACTCCGCATCGATGACAACTAA
- a CDS encoding radical SAM protein: MILLVHPPVSKPCEPPPGIARLAGALRERNIPHLLLDANREGLQHLLERTIQGDSVDTWTRRARSGLKKNLRLLTTTGGYENPDRYRRAVSDVNRALGRSRPDLRPRVTLANYEDPALSPLRSGDLLAAAERPDENPFFPWFRDRLSALLDKPGFTHVGFSLNYLSQALCTFAMIGHLRRLKPDLCILLGGGLATSWARLPGFARPFRGLVDEVIDGPGEARLLPLLGESPGLFPPRPDYRSLLGPEGSSADLSYLSPGPILPYSASSGCYYGKCAFCPERAEGSPYSPIPPKRAAEEIRCLAAEFRPTLIHLLDNAVSPAHLSALIQDPPGPPWYGFVRVSAQLADPDFCAALKRSGCVMLQIGIESGSQEILDSLDKGIRLETASKALQCLRTAGIASYVYLLFGTPGEAEPEARETLDFTVRHSESIGFLNLSVFNLPVRSTGMQDLDDRPFYDGDLSLYHGFRHPRGWDRPQVRRFLQSEFRRHPAIAPILRRDPPLFTSNHAPFFTGEFLTRIRH; the protein is encoded by the coding sequence GTGATCCTTCTCGTCCATCCCCCGGTCTCCAAGCCGTGCGAGCCACCGCCAGGCATCGCCCGGCTGGCGGGAGCACTTCGGGAACGAAACATTCCCCATCTTCTTCTGGATGCAAACCGGGAAGGCCTGCAGCACCTCCTGGAACGGACGATCCAGGGGGATTCCGTCGACACGTGGACCCGCCGGGCCCGCTCCGGCCTTAAGAAGAATCTCAGGCTACTGACGACGACCGGAGGCTATGAAAACCCGGATCGGTACCGTCGTGCAGTCTCCGACGTGAACCGGGCGCTCGGGCGATCCCGCCCGGACCTGCGCCCCCGGGTGACCCTGGCCAATTATGAGGATCCCGCCCTGTCCCCCCTGCGAAGCGGAGACCTTCTCGCGGCGGCCGAGCGTCCCGATGAGAACCCTTTTTTCCCATGGTTCCGGGACCGCTTATCCGCCCTGCTCGACAAGCCAGGATTCACACACGTCGGCTTTTCCCTCAACTATCTGAGCCAGGCCCTCTGCACGTTTGCGATGATCGGCCACCTCCGCCGCCTGAAGCCGGACCTGTGCATCCTGCTCGGAGGCGGCCTGGCCACATCCTGGGCCCGCCTGCCTGGATTCGCCCGTCCCTTCCGGGGGCTGGTCGATGAAGTCATCGACGGCCCCGGGGAGGCCCGGCTCCTTCCGCTCCTCGGGGAAAGCCCGGGCCTGTTCCCTCCGCGGCCGGATTACCGCAGCCTCCTCGGCCCGGAGGGGAGCAGCGCCGATCTCTCCTATCTTTCCCCCGGGCCTATTCTTCCGTACAGTGCTTCCTCCGGCTGCTACTACGGCAAATGCGCCTTCTGCCCCGAGCGGGCTGAGGGCAGCCCGTACAGCCCGATCCCGCCGAAACGGGCCGCGGAAGAGATCCGCTGCCTTGCCGCTGAGTTTCGGCCGACCCTGATCCATCTCCTGGACAATGCCGTCTCCCCGGCGCATCTGTCGGCCCTTATCCAGGATCCACCCGGACCTCCCTGGTACGGATTCGTCCGGGTATCCGCCCAGTTGGCGGATCCGGACTTCTGCGCGGCCCTGAAGCGGTCCGGGTGTGTGATGCTCCAGATCGGGATCGAGTCAGGGAGCCAGGAGATTCTCGACTCCCTCGACAAGGGAATCCGCCTGGAAACGGCATCAAAGGCTCTGCAATGCCTGCGGACAGCCGGCATTGCCTCCTACGTGTATCTGCTGTTCGGCACCCCCGGGGAAGCGGAGCCGGAGGCCCGGGAAACCCTCGATTTCACCGTCCGCCACAGCGAATCCATCGGCTTCCTGAACTTGTCCGTCTTCAACCTGCCTGTCCGAAGCACCGGGATGCAGGACCTGGACGACCGGCCATTCTATGACGGGGACCTGTCACTCTACCACGGTTTCCGCCATCCCCGCGGCTGGGACCGGCCCCAGGTCCGCCGTTTCCTCCAGTCGGAATTCCGGAGGCACCCCGCCATCGCCCCCATCCTGAGGCGGGACCCGCCGCTGTTCACCTCCAACCACGCCCCGTTTTTTACGGGGGAGTTCCTTACCCGGATTCGGCATTGA